The sequence CAAGAAAAACAGGAGAAAAAAGAAAAAGGACAGGAAGCCCTACCCTTTGAAAAACAAAAACGATCGCGCAAAAAAGAAAAAGAAAAAACATCTGGATAACTATGGAGCAAAACCTGACTCGGGGTCAACAGTGGCTAGAACAAGTGCTCTCCCTGATGGGGACCCCGACTTCTGTTCAAATTTCTTACCCCCAATCCACAGAAGAAACCACCTTGACCAATACTCATCCTTGGTTGGTGATTGAGGAAAACAACTTAAATGAAGAACAAGTAAGAGCCTTATTGAAAGATCAAGGACGAACCCTTGATTCCTTGCAATATCTTGCTAATACTTTGCTCAACTTAAAGGTGGAAGAGGACGCTCAAGCCTCCTATACCATTGAGTTCAAAGGCTATCGTCAGCAACGGGAAAAAGAGTTGCGAGTCCTAGCCGA comes from Halothece sp. PCC 7418 and encodes:
- a CDS encoding R3H domain-containing nucleic acid-binding protein — translated: MEQNLTRGQQWLEQVLSLMGTPTSVQISYPQSTEETTLTNTHPWLVIEENNLNEEQVRALLKDQGRTLDSLQYLANTLLNLKVEEDAQASYTIEFKGYRQQREKELRVLAEKTAWQVLETGENVELSSLSGAERRQIHQFLQQYEGLESWSRGQEPDRRLVVQRKGNE